The DNA segment AGCGCCGAGTCACGGGGAACGCTTGGAATTGCTCCCCGGATTGCGCGTTGGCTCGAGGTTCAGGGAAGTAACGACGCCGCACGCAGGCTTATCCTGCGAACGATTGCGCTCGCCGACTCTACTCCCCACCTGAAGCGGGAGCACGCGGCCTGGTTCCGTTTGCGGTTGGCCGACATCGAGATGCGTAACGGTCGCCTCCGTGGTGCCGGCGAGGCTCTCGATGCGGCAAGTGCAATTCTTCCCAGCGATTATCGGATTCTTGCAGCTCAAACGCGTCTGGCGGCGTTGAGAAATGATTGGCGCCGGGCCGTCAAGCTCGGTGACAGCACTATTGCGCTTGTCCTCGACCCTGCAACGCTTGGGATTATCGGCGAAGCACACGCCAGTCTCGGCGATTCAACCAAGGCAGAGGAGTACTACCGCACGATGGAGGTTGCCGTGTCGGGCCAGCCCGGCGCATTCCATCGGGCGACTGGTCTATTCCTGCTCGACCATGGCAGGGATGCTGCTGTCATCGAGGCAAAAGCCCGGGAGGAACTGGCTACCCGTCCGGATGTGTACGGGTATGATCTGCTTGCCTGGGCGCTGCACAAACAGGGAAAGAACATGGAGGCACGGGCTGCGATGTCGCGCGCGCTGCGGATGGGTACACGCGACGGTCTGCTCTTCTATCATGCGGGAATGGTAGAGCGCGCGTTGGGTGACAACCCGCGCGCCCGATACTATCTGACGCGTGCCCTTGCCGTTAATCCATCTTTCGATCCACTACACCCACGCGCGGCAAAGGCTACACTGGATTCGCTGAAGCGCACCTAGGCCCTGCCCAGGACCACGGATGACTGCGAACGTCACGGCGATTTTCGGTACACATGACGAAAAAACGCTGGCCCAGCTGCACGATGTAGCCTCACGGGCCGCTTACGCAGCATTGATGGCCGACGGCCATGTCGGTTACATCATGCCAATCGGTGGTGTGGCTGCCTTCCGCAACCAGGTGTCCGTACCCGGCGTGGGCTATGATATCGCATGCGGGAATGCCGCGATACGCACTGACCGCAGCGTCCACAATTACAATCGCCGGGACCTGACCCTGCTGGCCGATGAGATAGCCCGGACGGTCTCGTTTGGCGTTGGCCGCACCAATCGCGCCGATGATGCGCCGACGGATCATTCGTTATTCGAATCTGGTGCGTGGTCACTCCTTCCGCGCGAAGCGCAAGGCCACAATCTCAGGAACAAGGCACGCTCTCAACTCGGCACCGTGGGCAGCGGCAATCACTACGTCGACATTTTCGCGGACGATGAAGGTGCGATCTGGGTTGGCGTTCATTTCGGTTCGCGCGGTCTGGGGCATACGATTGCATCCGGATTTCTCTCGCTCGGCGCCGGCGAAAAGTGGGGCACGCCGGTCAGGGAAACGGGAAGCGATATTCGATCTGGACTCTCCGATCGGCTCGGACTACTGGTCGCTGATGAATCTCGCAGGGGAATACGCATATGCAGGTCGCGAATGGGTGGCGCGGAAGGTTGTCGAAATGATCGGCGCCCAGAAGGTGGAGTTGATCCATAACCACCACAACTTTGCGTGGCGCGAAGATCACTTCGGTGAATCGCTGGTCGTGGTACGGAAGGGCGCAACGCCCGCGTTCCCCGGCCAGAAAGGGTTTATCGGCGGATCGATGGGTGACAACGCGGTAATTGTGCGGGGTACGTCCAGCAGTCCGGCACAGGCTAGTGCACTTTACTCCACGGTCCACGGCGCGGGCCGGGTGATGTCGCGCACGCAGGCGCGGGGAAAGACGAAGGGCTGGGGTGCCAAGGCCCGCATCGTGTCGCCGGGACTGGTTTCGCAGGGAATGATGGACGAGTGGGTCAGGGAGCGCGGCGTTATTCTCCGCGGGGGCGGACTGGATGAATCACCCCACGCATACCGCCGCCTGCCCGATGTTCTGAGGGAACAGGGCGACACCATTCAAGTTCTGCACACGCTCACGCCACTTATCGTCGTCATGGCGGGTGCGGAAGAATTTGATCCGTACAAGGATTGATGGAAAGTCGGGTTCCCCAACCCGCTGCTGCCCGGGTCGCAGCCCTCACGCTTACGTCGCGGCAGGAAACGAATAGCAGGAGAGAGACTCGAACTCTCGACCTC comes from the Gemmatimonadaceae bacterium genome and includes:
- a CDS encoding RtcB family protein; the protein is MTANVTAIFGTHDEKTLAQLHDVASRAAYAALMADGHVGYIMPIGGVAAFRNQVSVPGVGYDIACGNAAIRTDRSVHNYNRRDLTLLADEIARTVSFGVGRTNRADDAPTDHSLFESGAWSLLPREAQGHNLRNKARSQLGTVGSGNHYVDIFADDEGAIWVGVHFGSRGLGHTIASGFLSLGAGEKWGTPVRETGSDIRSGLSDRLGLLVADESRRGIRICRSRMGGAEGCRNDRRPEGGVDP
- a CDS encoding RtcB family protein gives rise to the protein MNLAGEYAYAGREWVARKVVEMIGAQKVELIHNHHNFAWREDHFGESLVVVRKGATPAFPGQKGFIGGSMGDNAVIVRGTSSSPAQASALYSTVHGAGRVMSRTQARGKTKGWGAKARIVSPGLVSQGMMDEWVRERGVILRGGGLDESPHAYRRLPDVLREQGDTIQVLHTLTPLIVVMAGAEEFDPYKD
- a CDS encoding tetratricopeptide repeat protein encodes the protein MTNRSKAMLFAAVVGAGLTGWWAVESLTAAGRGSSNTGLGAAAAEFAALEQDIVFYERRAANDTLSATDRAKLAALYLQRARETGDYSDVLRAETLARRSLALRTAHNVATNMILANSLVEQHRFAEAREIAQLLVQQSRGDPDFDHYLALLGEVSLEAGDYDGARAAFDSLSAESRGTLGIAPRIARWLEVQGSNDAARRLILRTIALADSTPHLKREHAAWFRLRLADIEMRNGRLRGAGEALDAASAILPSDYRILAAQTRLAALRNDWRRAVKLGDSTIALVLDPATLGIIGEAHASLGDSTKAEEYYRTMEVAVSGQPGAFHRATGLFLLDHGRDAAVIEAKAREELATRPDVYGYDLLAWALHKQGKNMEARAAMSRALRMGTRDGLLFYHAGMVERALGDNPRARYYLTRALAVNPSFDPLHPRAAKATLDSLKRT